The following are encoded in a window of Dysidea avara chromosome 4, odDysAvar1.4, whole genome shotgun sequence genomic DNA:
- the LOC136252884 gene encoding E3 ubiquitin-protein ligase TRIM71-like yields MSSIWKDFLQKLHCVKCSKFFINPKLLPCLHLVCAECLQEELSTSSSGEAAGSSLNNDRKRLQCPVCKEIVSIPLKVEDLITDMSTVHLVEMLNKKAEPRCQICATVVAHALCLQCRTLLCKECLSAHGRAISTKNHAKVLLLEDMRTFTGDLPIVPDSFKMCPTHSTKSLDLYCQQKTELACEQCISSKHTSHQYVKIDDTFVSNEKKILENMLPGVQQQIKELETAADEVERESVNVNKAKAENLRKLDEMFDSIQTTLNQRKKQLQNNISYDANQRDKSLQDQRNKLISLLHQLRRCNDFTDDKLQQGVKEDIVSMRATILERGAHLKAEKSKVIVKPSAEQQTEINFYSLADIKNSLLQLGTFVSPINCAVRNLKQKIPVNTPSTFSVLLKDTNERALSGISDQLHVKIQYYNMARSTTTTDEVKELRDGCYEVSYTPKIGGDHTVSVQAGGVPLLGSPFYVSATLKDLSKLKEANCQTITEYGGKSLKRPCGISIGTNDEVVMIDEKNHVGVIFDKSLTFVTSFGHGSGDSKLNYPLGVAVGHNTIAVSEWRDHEVKLFSLQGDYLSKVGSHGFKEGQFQLPQGLCFNSRGFLFVADSGNHRIQVFNERNEFSHMFGCEDLGKLFRPTDVAISGHGRVFVTDWSPTNSCINIYFENGDFIDSILCSTRPLAIALTPAEHILIDNRDDHKLVVLKAGSSYMVGSKGEGIGQFNGIQGIAVNSVGTVFVTESGNDRLQVIKA; encoded by the exons ATGTCATCAATTTGGAAAGATTTTCTACAAAAGCTACATTGTGTGAAGTGCAGCAAGTTCTTCATTAATCCTAAACTGTTGCCCTGTCTCCATCTAGTTTGCGCGGAATGTTTGCAAGAGGAGCTTTCTACTAGCAGTTCCGGGGAGGCGGCAGGAAGTAGCCTGAACAACGACCGGAAAAGGCTGCAATGTCCAGTTTGCAAAGAAATAGTTTCTATACCACTAAAAGTAGAGGATCTTATAACAGATATGTCTACTGTGCACTTGGTGGAAATGCTCAATAAAAAAGCTGAACCGAGATGTCAGATTTGCGCGACAGTCGTTGCCCACGCTTTGTGCCTACAATGTCGCACGCTGCTTTGTAAAGAGTGTTTAAGTGCACACGGTCGTGCTATATCTACGAAGAATCATGCCAAAGTGTTACTGCTGGAAGATATGCGAACTTTCACAGGAGATTTACCGATTGTTCCAGACAGCTTCAAAATGTGCCCCACCCATTCCACGAAATCACTTGACCTTTACTGTCAGCAAAAGACCGAGCTAGCCTGCGAACAATGTATTTCCAGTAAACACACAAGTCACCAATATGTGAAGATAGACGACACTTTTGTGAGCAATGAAAAGAAAATCCTGGAGAATATGCTACCAGGTGTTCAGCAACAGATCAAAGAACTTGAAACAGCTGCTGATGAGGTTGAAAGGGAAAGTGTAAATGTAAACAAAGCTAAAGCTGAAAATCTTCGCAAACTGGATGAAATGTTTGATAGCATTCAAACTACTCTCAACCAGCGTAAAAAgcaattacaaaataatatctCTTATGATGCTAATCAACGGGATAAAAGTTTGCAGGACCAAAGAAATAAGTTGATCTCTTTGTTGCATCAGTTGAGAAGGTGCAATGACTTTACCGACGACAAACTTCAACAAGGTGTGAAAGAGGATATCGTGTCTATGAGAGCTACTATACTGGAGAGGGGTGCTCATTTGAAAGCAGAGAAGAGTAAAGTAATAGTCAAACCAAGTGCTGAACAACAAACAGAAAttaatttttacagcttggcagaTATAAAAAATTCTCTACTGCAATTAGGAACATTTGTTAGTCCAATCAATTGTGCTGTAAGAAATTTAAAGCAAAAGATTCCAGTGAATACGCCCAGTACATTTTCAGTTCTGCTAAAGGATACCAATGAACGAGCACTTAGTGGCATTTCCGATCAGCTACATGTCAAAATCCAGTATTACAATATGGCTCGGTCAACCACCACTACAGATGAAGTAAAAGAACTCAGAGATGGTTGCTATGAAGTGTCCTATACTCCCAAAATAGGAGGTGATCACACAGTCTCAGTACAAGCAGGAGGAGTACCTCTACTTGGTAGCCCTTTTTA TGTATCTGCAACCCTGAAAGACCTTTCCAAGTTGAAAGAAGCAAATTGTCAAACGATCACAGAATACGGTGGGAAATCATTGAAGCGTCCATGTGGTATTTCCATTGGTACCAACGATGAGGTGGTCATGATTGATGAGAAAAACCACGTGGGAGTTATATTTGACAAAAGCCTGACTTTTGTGACTTCATTTGGTCATGGCAGTGGAGATAGTAAACTGAACTATCCTTTAGGTGTAGCTGTAGGCCACAATACTATAGCAGTGAGTGAATGGAGAGATCATGAAGTAAAGTTATTTTCCTTGCAAGGTGATTACCTATCTAAGGTTGGAAGCCATGGCTTTAAAGAAGGCCAGTTTCAACTGCCTCAAGGATTGTGCTTTAACTCGAGAGGTTTTCTTTTTGTTGCAGACAGTGGTAACCATCGTATTCAAGTATTTAATGAAAGAAATGAGTTTTCCCATATGTTTGGATGTGAAGATCTAGGGAAGTTGTTTCGCCCAACTGATGTTGCCATTAGTGGGCATGGCCGAGTTTTTGTTACTGACTGGAGTCCCACAAATAGTTGTATCAACATATATTTTGAAAATGGTGACTTCATTGATTCAatactatgcagtactaggccATTGGCTATTGCTCTCACTCCTGCAGAGCATATACTAATTGACAACAGAGATGACCACAAACTTGTTGTACTAAAGGCTGGAAGCAGTTACATGGTGGGTTCTAAAGGAGAAGGAATAGGACAGTTCAATGGCATACAAGGTATTGCAGTCAACAGCGTGGGAACTGTTTTTGTTACTGAGAGTGGAAACGACCGTCTCCAAGTGATAAAAGCGTGA
- the LOC136254233 gene encoding tripartite motif-containing protein 2-like — MSSSESLWDDLVQKLTCKKCAKLFTNPKILTCLHLICAECLRQELDSRSFTSAIYNSNSKKFQCQDCKEIVAVPSKVEDLITDVSTVRMVEMLSKDAKPTCHVCAEGAAHAFCIECRKLLCKECLSAHRRAVVTKEHNISLLEDMRNCAGDIPTVVPELDEMCTAHPTKPLSLYCKWDGKLVCEECTTDRHAGHNCIQIDDALIYNEKRTLENILSGIEQQVEELTAAIDSIERKCLKVKSSKEENLHKLNETFDSIQTTLSQRRKQLQDDINEDGERREKYLQTQKSELLSLSYKLQSCNNFTKKKLHEGTKQDILSMKATMQERCSQLKAEKNRETLRPITKEQPELNFYGQEKILKFIKLLGTFVSPENCIMKSVKQRIPLNATNTFSVVLKDAGNNALTGISSQLDVQVQYYNMNRLTTSAKVQELSDGCYEVSYTPKIGGDHTVSVHAGGVPILGSPFHVSVALLRDVSKLHKRNCQLVTHYGGKKFERPVGICVGLNDEVVIVDALNREGIILDQNLSLIHTFGQGHGDDKLNNPVGVAVSHNAIAVSEDEEHVVKKFSLEGDYLSKLGSAGSEDGQFIRPQGLCFSSKGLLFVADRDNHRIQVFDEQDEFSYKFGNEGPGYVHNPCDISISKRDHVFVTDWSSESCIKMYYENGRFISKINCTGKPLAIAITPDDCIIVSDDAENKVVVHTFNPRKTFMFGEIGNKVGEFCYIQGIAVSSNGTIYVTESGNDRLQVIRP, encoded by the exons ATGTCAAGTTCCGAGTCGCTTTGGGATGATTTGGTTCAAAAACTGACCTGTAAAAAGTGCGCAAAACTGTTTACCAACCCGAAAATACTTACTTGTCTCCATCTAATTTGCGCCGAATGTCTGCGGCAGGAGCTAGACTCCCGGAGTTTCACTTCGGCCATTTATAATAGCAACAGCAAGAAGTTTCAATGTCAGGATTGTAAAGAAATAGTAGCCGTGCCATCTAAAGTGGAAGATCTTATTACAGATGTATCTACTGTGAGAATGGTTGAAATGTTGAGTAAGGACGCCAAACCAACATGCCATGTTTGCGCAGAAGGCGCCGCCCACGCCTTTTGTATTGAATGTCGTAAGCTACTTTGTAAGGAGTGTTTAAGTGCACACAGACGTGCTGTTGTCACCAAAGAACACAACATATCACTACTAGAGGACATGAGAAACTGTGCAGGTGATATACCAACTGTTGTTCCAGAGCTTGATGAAATGTGCACCGCCCATCCCACAAAACCACTTAGTTTATACTGCAAATGGGACGGTAAACTAGTCTGTGAAGAATGTACCACTGATAGACATGCAGGTCATAACTGTATACAGATTGACGATGCTTTGATCTACAATGAGAAGAGGACCTTGGAGAACATTCTTTCAGGCATTGAACAACAGGTTGAAGAACTTACGGCAGCCATTGATTCTATTGAAAGAAAGTGTTTGAAAGTGAAGAGCTCTAAGGAAGAAAACCTCCACAAATTGAATGAAACTTTTGATAGTATTCAAACTACTCTAAGTCAGCGAAGAAAACAGCTACAAGATGATATCAATGAAGATGGAGAGCGACGTGAAAAGTatttacaaacacaaaaaaGTGAGCTTCTTAGTTTGTCTTACAAATTACAAAGTTGCAATAATTTTACAAAGAAAAAACTTCATGAAGGTACTAAGCAAGATATATTGTCTATGAAAGCCACTATGCAGGAGAGATGTTCTCAATTGAAGGCCGAAAAGAATAGGGAAACACTTAGACCAATTACTAAAGAACAACCAGAACTCAATTTTTACGGTCAAGagaaaatattgaaatttattaAGCTTTTAGGAACATTTGTAAGCCCAGAAAACTGCATAATGAAAAGTGTAAAGCAAAGAATTCCACTAAATGCAACCAATACATTTTCAGTTGTGTTAAAAGATGCTGGTAACAATGCACTCACTGGAATTTCCAGTCAGCTAGATGTTCAGGTACAGTATTACAACATGAACCGACTGACCACAAGTGCTAAAGTACAAGAGCTCTCAGATGGTTGCTATGAGGTGTCCTATACTCCCAAAATTGGAGGTGATCACACAGTCTCAGTACATGCAGGAGGAGTACCCATATTGGGTAGCCCTTTCCA TGTGTCGGTAGCCCTTCTAAGAGATGTATCAAAATTGCATAAAAGGAATTGCCAACTAGTTACACATTATGGTGGGAAGAAGTTTGAACGTCCAGTTGGTATTTGTGTTGGTCTCAATGATGAAGTTGTAATAGTTGATGCACTTAACCGTGAAGGAATTATACTAGACCAAAATCTGTCTCTTATTCACACATTTGGTCAAGGACATGGAGATGATAAACTGAACAATCCTGTAGGTGTGGCTGTAAGTCACAATGCCATAGCAGTCAGCGAAGACGAGGAACATGTGGTAAAGAAATTCTCTCTAGAAGGAGACTACCTATCCAAGCTTGGTTCAGCTGGTTCAGAAGATGGCCAATTCATCAGACCTCAGGGATTATGCTTTAGTTCAAAAGGTTTGCTTTTTGTTGCAGATCGTGATAATCACCGTATACAAGTCTTTGATGAGCAAGATGAATTTTCCTACAAATTTGGCAATGAAGGTCCAGGATATGTGCACAATCCCTGTGATATTTCCATAAGCAAACGTGACCATGTATTTGTGACCGATTGGAGTTCTGAGAGTTGTATCAAAATGTACTATGAAAATGGCCGATTTATTTCTAAAATTAACTGCACTGGTAAGCCATTGGCTATCGCTATCACCCCTGATGACTGTATAATAGTAAGTGATGATGCTGAGAACAAAGTGGTCGTCCATACATTCAATCCACGAAAGACTTTCATGTTTGGGGAAATAGGAAACAAAGTTGGAGAATTTTGTTATATACAGGGTATAGCTGTAAGCAGTAATGGAACTATTTATGTCACTGAGAGTGGAAATGATCGCCTGCAAGTCATTCGTCCTTGA